One Scomber japonicus isolate fScoJap1 chromosome 1, fScoJap1.pri, whole genome shotgun sequence DNA window includes the following coding sequences:
- the fam120b gene encoding constitutive coactivator of peroxisome proliferator-activated receptor gamma, producing MGVRGLQQFVDRCCPEACVAVDLRDMARQHAARTTDHTTSPTLVVDGMACLRHWYSCKDWVCGGQWREYMESLKSWVESFTSAGIRLVFFFDGVIEEKKRREWVKRRHRVNREVCKVFHHIKTRGQQPGRDLFILPSGLATFTPFALRSLGQEVFCTVQEADFEIARYARRHGSMGILGQDSDFIIYDSAPYLSMAKLQIDSLTTVLYDRQRLCRSIGLSLNQLPLLACLLGNDVVSEERMQHIRNNAMATYRKMYPAPLSGSQQGQMVLSVSQFVSSLLGQEEEGTRLIPQSLNLSDPDRELLERGVCSYLLPGQQALQLGDSFPSGSAFEKYVSPEILKACREKHIATEGFMVYNVLCEGVVECSNSVEDEEDNELLPQALVYKSCRQHIYSLLLQPRHDGSVAEPPAIREWFVYPGNPLNKPELVHPIAVSLPCDQPSLDLLWFSTGPEVSALRLASFF from the exons ATGGGAGTGAGAGGTCTGCAGCAGTTTGTTGACCGCTGCTGTCCAGAGGCCTGTGTGGCTGTGGACCTGAGAGACATGGCCAGACAGCATGCTGCAAGAACCACAGACCACACCACCA GTCCTACACTCGTTGTGGATGGTATGGCCTGCCTTCGCCACTGGTACTCATGTAAGGACTGGGTGTGTGGGGGGCAGTGGAGGGAGTACATGGAGTCATTGAAGAGCTGGGTGGAGAGCTTCACTTCAGCAGGCATTAGACTGGTCTTCTTCTTCGATGGGGTGattgaagagaaaaagagaagggagtGG GTGAAGAGGAGACACAGAGTAAACAGGGAGGTGTGTAAAGTGTTTCATCACATTAAGACACGTGGTCAGCAGCCCGGCAGAGATCTCTTCATTCTTCCCTCTGGCCTGGCAACATTCACACCTTTTGCCCTCAG GTCGTTAGGTCAGGAAGTGTTTTGCACAGTGCAGGAGGCTGACTTTGAGATCGCCAGATATGCCCGTCGTCATGGCAGCATGGGCATTTTGGGACAGGACTCAGACTTCATCATATATGACAG TGCTCCTTACTTGTCGATGGCAAAGCTGCAGATAGATAGCCTCACCACTGTCCTGTATGACCGACAGAGGCTCTGCCGATCCATTGGACTGTCTCTTAACCAGCTACCTCTACTGGCCTGTCTCCTAGGAAATGACGTGGTGTCAGAGGAACGGATGCAGCACATTAGGAACAATGCCATGGCAACATACAG AAAAATGTATCCCGCACCGCTCTCTGGATCTCAGCAGGGGCAGATGGTGCTATCTGTATCCCAGTTTGTGAGCTCTTTGTTGGgccaggaggaggaagggaccAGGCTTATCCCTCAGTCTTTGAACTTGTCAGATCCAGACAGAGAGCTCCTGGAGAGGGGTGTTTGCTCCTACCTACTGCCTGGACAGCAAGCTCTTCAGTTGGGTGACAGTTTTCCCTCTGGCTCTGCTTTTGAGAAATATGTCAGTCCAGAAATACTAAAG GCATGTAGAGAGAAGCACATAGCAACAGAGGGTTTCATGGTTTACAATGTTTTGTGTGAGGGAGTGGTTGAATGTAGCAATAGtgtggaggatgaagaggacaaTGAACTGCTGCCTCAGGCCCTGGTCTACAAGTCCTGCAGACAACACATCTacagtctgctgctgcagcCCAGGCATGATG gcagTGTTGCTGAACCTCCAGCAATCAGGGAGTGGTTTGTCTACCCCGGAAACCCTTTGAATAAACCGGAGTTGGTCCACCCCATTGCAGTCAGCCTCCCAT GCGATCAGCCCAGTCTGGACCTGTTGTGGTTCAGCACTGGTCCTGAGGTTTCTGCTCTTCGTCTAGCGTCCTTCTTCTAA